Proteins from one Nomia melanderi isolate GNS246 chromosome 3, iyNomMela1, whole genome shotgun sequence genomic window:
- the DAAM gene encoding disheveled-associated activator of morphogenesis-like protein isoform X3: MRKFRIPTCPVKSPQPLKEFVGRCQTMPSRVKKSFCGCLQDDEPPEITYCVVEHTGTLTLQAMTPTLPMPAEEELNKMFLELVDELDLTQANRQAVLALSANKKWQIYCSRKGNGTLENGGLRTTDLSGDPEDYINRLRTVASSPFPEESEEVSNQMRQVEALKTALRTQPHSFVLRFIELDGLNALLQVLGIMDAGAANSNLHTSVIGCLKALMNNSNGRAHVLAHPTAINTISQSLATENIKTKISVLEILGAVCLVPGGHRKVLEAMLHFQQYHSERTRFQSIINDLDKNFGIYKDNLSLKTAIMSFINAVLNYGPGQVTLEFRLHLRYELLMLGIQPIIEKLRKYENETLDRHLDFFDMVRNEDEKELARKFEKEHVDTKSATAMFDLLRRKLSHTAAYPHLLSLLEHCLLLPLDYGSHPQHWLLFDRIVQQIVLQSEGNETGTIRNPDVAPIEINVKEIVHLLAKEEELVAARKKAEELERENSDMSTRLAKKEQELDLRTQEKEDMEASLARVKERLEKETSMHIETKQRISELQDNVEALSRQINNEKSERKRLEQLVASGSLPDDAKASIKLVEDEVLEKVEAKPMPPPPPPPPLAPPPPPCLMPTAPPPMKVEIIKNVPQPSNPLKSFNWSKIPEQKLQGTIWSELDDTKLYNVMDLESIDKIFCAYQKNGVSTEGSIEDLRTLGKNKKTMSVIDSRRAQNCTILLSKLKMSDNEITRTILSMDQQNILHIDMVEQLLKYIPSSEEAALLDIHQKDLQNRADCFLYQISKVPHYEQRLRSLHYKKKFAASIAELTPRMRAVLEASRQVARSRRLRKLLELVLALGNYVNRGNARGNACGFRLASLNRLVDTKSSCSKGTTLLHYLVQILESRFREVLDIEEDMPHVRTAARVSMADLQKEVANLKNGLQDVQREIEFHRGQSQVLQGDMFLPAMRDFQAQATCRLAEAEDLFQDMKTRFDRAVRLFGEDSAGVQPDEFFGIFENFLQALAEARQDVENMRKKIEEEERRAKQEQELRKRTMERKNSREGILNSISLSKKNEANSNGQNDNKGEFDDLISALRTGDVFGEDIAKFKRSKRRPVTPSGQESRRHSAHREDSRERH, encoded by the exons AGGATTCCGACCTGTCCCGTGAAGAGTCCACAGCCCCTGAAGGAATTCGTGGGTCGCTGCCAGACGATGCCATCGCGAGTGAAGAAGTCCTTCTGCGGTTGCCTCCAG GATGACGAGCCGCCGGAAATCACGTATTGCGTTGTGGAGCACACGGGCACGCTCACGCTTCAAGCGATGACGCCAACTCTACCGATGCCCGCCGAAGAGGAGCTGAACAAGATGTTCCTCGAATTGGTCGACGAGCTGGACCTGACCCAGGCCAACCGGCAGGCGGTTCTGGCGCTTTCGGCGAACAAAAAGTGGCAGATATACTGTTCCAGAAAAGGCAACGGGACTCTGGAGAACGGTGGTCTGAGGACTACCGATCTTAGCGGTGATCCTGAGGATTATATTAATAGGCTGAGGACCGTAGCGAGT AGCCCGTTCCCCGAAGAAAGCGAAGAGGTGTCGAACCAAATGCGCCAGGTGGAGGCCTTAAAGACCGCCCTGAGGACACAGCCGCACAGTTTCGTCCTCAGGTTCATAGAACTCGATGGGTTGAATGCTCTGCTGCAAGTCCTCGGCATCATGGACGCGGGAGCGGCGAACAGTAACCTGCACACTAGCGTGATAGGCTGTTTAAAGGCGTTGATGAACAACTCG aACGGAAGGGCACACGTTCTTGCGCACCCGACCGCCATCAACACGATATCCCAGTCGCTGGCGACTGAGAATATCAAAACGAAAATCTCCGTGTTGGAGATTCTCGGAGCGGTCTGCTTGGTCCCGGGCGGCCATCGAAAGGTCCTCGAGGCGATGTTGCATTTTCAGCAGTATCATTCCGAACGAACACGTTTTCAAAGTATTATCAACGACCTGGACAAGAACTTCGGGATCTACAAGGACAATTTGTCACTGAAGACTGCGATCATGTCGTTCATCAACGCTGTTTTGAATTACGGGCCTGGCCAGGTCACGCTTGAGTTCAGGTTGCATCTCAGATACGAGCTGCTGATGCTCGGTATACAGCCTATTATCGAGAAACTTCGGAAGTACGAGAATGAGACGCTGGACAGGCATTTAGATTTCTTCGACATGGTTAGGAACGAGGACGAGAAAGAATTGGCGAGGAAGTTTGAGAAGGAGCACGTGGACACGAAGAGCGCGACCGCgatgtttgatttattgagaaGGAAGCTCAGTCACACTGCTGCTTATCCTCATTTGTTGAGTCTGCTGGAGCATTGTCTTCTGTTGCCAC TCGATTACGGCTCCCATCCCCAGCACTGGCTCCTTTTCGATCGGATCGTGCAACAAATAGTCCTTCAGTCAGAAGGAAACGAGACCGGTACTATAAGGAACCCCGACGTCGCGCCTATCGAGATCAACGTGAAGGAAATCGTCCATTTGCTCGCTAAGGAAGAGGAACTTGTCGCCGCCAGGAAAAAGGCCGAAGAGCTGGAACGGGAGAACTCGGACATGTCGACGAGATTGGCCAAGAAGGAACAAGAGCTGGACTTGAGGACGCAAGAGAAA GAAGACATGGAAGCGAGTCTGGCGAGGGTCAAGGAACGTCTAGAAAAGGAGACCTCGATGCACATCGAGACGAAACAGAGAATCTCTGAGTTGCAAGATAACGTGGAGGCGCTGTCGCGGCAGATAAACAACGAGAAATCCGAGAGAAAGCGGCTGGAACAATTGGTGGCTTCCGGGAGTTTGCCGGACGACGCGAAAGCGTCGATTAAACTCGTCGAGGATGAAGTCCTCGAGAAGGTTGAGGCGAAACCTATGCCGCCACCGCCCCCGCCTCCGCCTTTGGCTCCACCGCCGCCTCCTTGTTTAATGCCTACTGCGCCTCCTCCTATGAAA GTGGAGATTATCAAAAACGTTCCTCAGCCAAGCAATCCCCTAAAGTCGTTCAACTGGTCGAAGATCCCTGAGCAGAAGTTGCAAGGCACGATATGGTCAGAACTCGACGACACGAAGCTGTACAATGTTATGGACCTAGAATCGATTGACAAGATTTTCTGCGCTTATCAAAAAAATGGTGTATCGACCGAGGGCTCGATCGAAGATCTAAGGACTTTAGGAAAGAATAAGAAGACTATGTCGGTGATCGATTCGAGAAGAGCTCAGAATTGCACTATACTGTTATCGAAGTTAAAGATGTCCGATAATGAGATTACGAGAACGATTCTGTCTATGGATCAGcagaatattttgcatatagaCATGGTCGAGCAGCTGTTGAAGTATATTCCTTCGTCAGAGGAGGCGGCTCTTTTGGATATCCACCAAAAGGACTTGCAGAACAGGGCCGATTGTTTCTTGTACCAAATATCTAA AGTACCGCATTACGAACAAAGGTTGCGATCCCTTCACTACAAAAAGAAATTCGCAGCCAGCATCGCGGAATTGACGCCGAGAATGCGTGCGGTTCTCGAAGCTAGTCGACAGGTCGCGAGATCGCGGCGACTAAGGAAGCTGCTGGAATTGGTGTTAGCTCTAGGGAATTATGTAAACCGCGGAAACGCTCGAGGCAACGCCTGCGGCTTTCGCCTGGCCTCTTTGAACCGTCTAGTCGACACGAAGTCCTCTTGCTCGAAAGGCACCACATTGTTGCACTACTTGGTCCAGATATTGGAGTCCAGGTTTAGAGAGGTGCTGGACATCGAGGAAGACATGCCACATGTTCGGACTGCGGCGAGAGTCAGCATGGCTGACCTGCAGAAGGAAGTGGCTAACTTGAAGAATGGTCTTCAGGATGTTCAAAGAGAAATAG AATTCCACCGTGGACAGTCTCAAGTTCTACAGGGCGACATGTTCCTACCCGCAATGAGGGATTTCCAGGCTCAGGCCACGTGTAGGTTGGCTGAAGCAGAGGATTTGTTCCAAGATATGAAAACCAGG TTTGACCGAGCAGTCAGATTATTCGGTGAAGATTCAGCCGGAGTCCAACCAGACGAATTCTTCGGAATCTTTGAAAACTTTCTTCAAGCGTTAGCTGAAGCAAGACAGGATGTAGAAAATATGAGGAAGAAGATCGAGGAAGAGGAACGTAGAGCGAAACAGGAACAAGAA CTTCGCAAGAGGACAATGGAGAGGAAAAATTCACGCGAGGGAATATTGAACAGCATTTCCTTGAGCAAGAAGAACGAGGCGAATAGCAACGGACAAAACGACAACAAAGGTGAATTTGACGATTTAATATCCGCCCTTCGAACCGGGGACGTTTTCGGAGAAGACATCGCAAAATTCAAGAGATCGAAACGCCGGCCAGTGACGCCCAGCGGTCAAGAATCGCGAAGACACAGCGCTCACAGGGAAGACTCTAGGGAGCGGCATTGA
- the DAAM gene encoding disheveled-associated activator of morphogenesis-like protein isoform X2 — MDTVLEKMGKLNLRIPTCPVKSPQPLKEFVGRCQTMPSRVKKSFCGCLQDDEPPEITYCVVEHTGTLTLQAMTPTLPMPAEEELNKMFLELVDELDLTQANRQAVLALSANKKWQIYCSRKGNGTLENGGLRTTDLSGDPEDYINRLRTVASSPFPEESEEVSNQMRQVEALKTALRTQPHSFVLRFIELDGLNALLQVLGIMDAGAANSNLHTSVIGCLKALMNNSNGRAHVLAHPTAINTISQSLATENIKTKISVLEILGAVCLVPGGHRKVLEAMLHFQQYHSERTRFQSIINDLDKNFGIYKDNLSLKTAIMSFINAVLNYGPGQVTLEFRLHLRYELLMLGIQPIIEKLRKYENETLDRHLDFFDMVRNEDEKELARKFEKEHVDTKSATAMFDLLRRKLSHTAAYPHLLSLLEHCLLLPLDYGSHPQHWLLFDRIVQQIVLQSEGNETGTIRNPDVAPIEINVKEIVHLLAKEEELVAARKKAEELERENSDMSTRLAKKEQELDLRTQEKEDMEASLARVKERLEKETSMHIETKQRISELQDNVEALSRQINNEKSERKRLEQLVASGSLPDDAKASIKLVEDEVLEKVEAKPMPPPPPPPPLAPPPPPCLMPTAPPPMKVEIIKNVPQPSNPLKSFNWSKIPEQKLQGTIWSELDDTKLYNVMDLESIDKIFCAYQKNGVSTEGSIEDLRTLGKNKKTMSVIDSRRAQNCTILLSKLKMSDNEITRTILSMDQQNILHIDMVEQLLKYIPSSEEAALLDIHQKDLQNRADCFLYQISKVPHYEQRLRSLHYKKKFAASIAELTPRMRAVLEASRQVARSRRLRKLLELVLALGNYVNRGNARGNACGFRLASLNRLVDTKSSCSKGTTLLHYLVQILESRFREVLDIEEDMPHVRTAARVSMADLQKEVANLKNGLQDVQREIEFHRGQSQVLQGDMFLPAMRDFQAQATCRLAEAEDLFQDMKTRFDRAVRLFGEDSAGVQPDEFFGIFENFLQALAEARQDVENMRKKIEEEERRAKQEQELRKRTMERKNSREGILNSISLSKKNEANSNGQNDNKGEFDDLISALRTGDVFGEDIAKFKRSKRRPVTPSGQESRRHSAHREDSRERH; from the exons ATGGACACCGTGCTGGAGAAGATGGGCAAGCTGAATTTG AGGATTCCGACCTGTCCCGTGAAGAGTCCACAGCCCCTGAAGGAATTCGTGGGTCGCTGCCAGACGATGCCATCGCGAGTGAAGAAGTCCTTCTGCGGTTGCCTCCAG GATGACGAGCCGCCGGAAATCACGTATTGCGTTGTGGAGCACACGGGCACGCTCACGCTTCAAGCGATGACGCCAACTCTACCGATGCCCGCCGAAGAGGAGCTGAACAAGATGTTCCTCGAATTGGTCGACGAGCTGGACCTGACCCAGGCCAACCGGCAGGCGGTTCTGGCGCTTTCGGCGAACAAAAAGTGGCAGATATACTGTTCCAGAAAAGGCAACGGGACTCTGGAGAACGGTGGTCTGAGGACTACCGATCTTAGCGGTGATCCTGAGGATTATATTAATAGGCTGAGGACCGTAGCGAGT AGCCCGTTCCCCGAAGAAAGCGAAGAGGTGTCGAACCAAATGCGCCAGGTGGAGGCCTTAAAGACCGCCCTGAGGACACAGCCGCACAGTTTCGTCCTCAGGTTCATAGAACTCGATGGGTTGAATGCTCTGCTGCAAGTCCTCGGCATCATGGACGCGGGAGCGGCGAACAGTAACCTGCACACTAGCGTGATAGGCTGTTTAAAGGCGTTGATGAACAACTCG aACGGAAGGGCACACGTTCTTGCGCACCCGACCGCCATCAACACGATATCCCAGTCGCTGGCGACTGAGAATATCAAAACGAAAATCTCCGTGTTGGAGATTCTCGGAGCGGTCTGCTTGGTCCCGGGCGGCCATCGAAAGGTCCTCGAGGCGATGTTGCATTTTCAGCAGTATCATTCCGAACGAACACGTTTTCAAAGTATTATCAACGACCTGGACAAGAACTTCGGGATCTACAAGGACAATTTGTCACTGAAGACTGCGATCATGTCGTTCATCAACGCTGTTTTGAATTACGGGCCTGGCCAGGTCACGCTTGAGTTCAGGTTGCATCTCAGATACGAGCTGCTGATGCTCGGTATACAGCCTATTATCGAGAAACTTCGGAAGTACGAGAATGAGACGCTGGACAGGCATTTAGATTTCTTCGACATGGTTAGGAACGAGGACGAGAAAGAATTGGCGAGGAAGTTTGAGAAGGAGCACGTGGACACGAAGAGCGCGACCGCgatgtttgatttattgagaaGGAAGCTCAGTCACACTGCTGCTTATCCTCATTTGTTGAGTCTGCTGGAGCATTGTCTTCTGTTGCCAC TCGATTACGGCTCCCATCCCCAGCACTGGCTCCTTTTCGATCGGATCGTGCAACAAATAGTCCTTCAGTCAGAAGGAAACGAGACCGGTACTATAAGGAACCCCGACGTCGCGCCTATCGAGATCAACGTGAAGGAAATCGTCCATTTGCTCGCTAAGGAAGAGGAACTTGTCGCCGCCAGGAAAAAGGCCGAAGAGCTGGAACGGGAGAACTCGGACATGTCGACGAGATTGGCCAAGAAGGAACAAGAGCTGGACTTGAGGACGCAAGAGAAA GAAGACATGGAAGCGAGTCTGGCGAGGGTCAAGGAACGTCTAGAAAAGGAGACCTCGATGCACATCGAGACGAAACAGAGAATCTCTGAGTTGCAAGATAACGTGGAGGCGCTGTCGCGGCAGATAAACAACGAGAAATCCGAGAGAAAGCGGCTGGAACAATTGGTGGCTTCCGGGAGTTTGCCGGACGACGCGAAAGCGTCGATTAAACTCGTCGAGGATGAAGTCCTCGAGAAGGTTGAGGCGAAACCTATGCCGCCACCGCCCCCGCCTCCGCCTTTGGCTCCACCGCCGCCTCCTTGTTTAATGCCTACTGCGCCTCCTCCTATGAAA GTGGAGATTATCAAAAACGTTCCTCAGCCAAGCAATCCCCTAAAGTCGTTCAACTGGTCGAAGATCCCTGAGCAGAAGTTGCAAGGCACGATATGGTCAGAACTCGACGACACGAAGCTGTACAATGTTATGGACCTAGAATCGATTGACAAGATTTTCTGCGCTTATCAAAAAAATGGTGTATCGACCGAGGGCTCGATCGAAGATCTAAGGACTTTAGGAAAGAATAAGAAGACTATGTCGGTGATCGATTCGAGAAGAGCTCAGAATTGCACTATACTGTTATCGAAGTTAAAGATGTCCGATAATGAGATTACGAGAACGATTCTGTCTATGGATCAGcagaatattttgcatatagaCATGGTCGAGCAGCTGTTGAAGTATATTCCTTCGTCAGAGGAGGCGGCTCTTTTGGATATCCACCAAAAGGACTTGCAGAACAGGGCCGATTGTTTCTTGTACCAAATATCTAA AGTACCGCATTACGAACAAAGGTTGCGATCCCTTCACTACAAAAAGAAATTCGCAGCCAGCATCGCGGAATTGACGCCGAGAATGCGTGCGGTTCTCGAAGCTAGTCGACAGGTCGCGAGATCGCGGCGACTAAGGAAGCTGCTGGAATTGGTGTTAGCTCTAGGGAATTATGTAAACCGCGGAAACGCTCGAGGCAACGCCTGCGGCTTTCGCCTGGCCTCTTTGAACCGTCTAGTCGACACGAAGTCCTCTTGCTCGAAAGGCACCACATTGTTGCACTACTTGGTCCAGATATTGGAGTCCAGGTTTAGAGAGGTGCTGGACATCGAGGAAGACATGCCACATGTTCGGACTGCGGCGAGAGTCAGCATGGCTGACCTGCAGAAGGAAGTGGCTAACTTGAAGAATGGTCTTCAGGATGTTCAAAGAGAAATAG AATTCCACCGTGGACAGTCTCAAGTTCTACAGGGCGACATGTTCCTACCCGCAATGAGGGATTTCCAGGCTCAGGCCACGTGTAGGTTGGCTGAAGCAGAGGATTTGTTCCAAGATATGAAAACCAGG TTTGACCGAGCAGTCAGATTATTCGGTGAAGATTCAGCCGGAGTCCAACCAGACGAATTCTTCGGAATCTTTGAAAACTTTCTTCAAGCGTTAGCTGAAGCAAGACAGGATGTAGAAAATATGAGGAAGAAGATCGAGGAAGAGGAACGTAGAGCGAAACAGGAACAAGAA CTTCGCAAGAGGACAATGGAGAGGAAAAATTCACGCGAGGGAATATTGAACAGCATTTCCTTGAGCAAGAAGAACGAGGCGAATAGCAACGGACAAAACGACAACAAAGGTGAATTTGACGATTTAATATCCGCCCTTCGAACCGGGGACGTTTTCGGAGAAGACATCGCAAAATTCAAGAGATCGAAACGCCGGCCAGTGACGCCCAGCGGTCAAGAATCGCGAAGACACAGCGCTCACAGGGAAGACTCTAGGGAGCGGCATTGA
- the DAAM gene encoding disheveled-associated activator of morphogenesis-like protein isoform X1: MSSNGRHEDIESCPEPEKTSRFFGRIPTCPVKSPQPLKEFVGRCQTMPSRVKKSFCGCLQDDEPPEITYCVVEHTGTLTLQAMTPTLPMPAEEELNKMFLELVDELDLTQANRQAVLALSANKKWQIYCSRKGNGTLENGGLRTTDLSGDPEDYINRLRTVASSPFPEESEEVSNQMRQVEALKTALRTQPHSFVLRFIELDGLNALLQVLGIMDAGAANSNLHTSVIGCLKALMNNSNGRAHVLAHPTAINTISQSLATENIKTKISVLEILGAVCLVPGGHRKVLEAMLHFQQYHSERTRFQSIINDLDKNFGIYKDNLSLKTAIMSFINAVLNYGPGQVTLEFRLHLRYELLMLGIQPIIEKLRKYENETLDRHLDFFDMVRNEDEKELARKFEKEHVDTKSATAMFDLLRRKLSHTAAYPHLLSLLEHCLLLPLDYGSHPQHWLLFDRIVQQIVLQSEGNETGTIRNPDVAPIEINVKEIVHLLAKEEELVAARKKAEELERENSDMSTRLAKKEQELDLRTQEKEDMEASLARVKERLEKETSMHIETKQRISELQDNVEALSRQINNEKSERKRLEQLVASGSLPDDAKASIKLVEDEVLEKVEAKPMPPPPPPPPLAPPPPPCLMPTAPPPMKVEIIKNVPQPSNPLKSFNWSKIPEQKLQGTIWSELDDTKLYNVMDLESIDKIFCAYQKNGVSTEGSIEDLRTLGKNKKTMSVIDSRRAQNCTILLSKLKMSDNEITRTILSMDQQNILHIDMVEQLLKYIPSSEEAALLDIHQKDLQNRADCFLYQISKVPHYEQRLRSLHYKKKFAASIAELTPRMRAVLEASRQVARSRRLRKLLELVLALGNYVNRGNARGNACGFRLASLNRLVDTKSSCSKGTTLLHYLVQILESRFREVLDIEEDMPHVRTAARVSMADLQKEVANLKNGLQDVQREIEFHRGQSQVLQGDMFLPAMRDFQAQATCRLAEAEDLFQDMKTRFDRAVRLFGEDSAGVQPDEFFGIFENFLQALAEARQDVENMRKKIEEEERRAKQEQELRKRTMERKNSREGILNSISLSKKNEANSNGQNDNKGEFDDLISALRTGDVFGEDIAKFKRSKRRPVTPSGQESRRHSAHREDSRERH, encoded by the exons ATGTCTTCCAACGGCCGTCACGAGGACATCGAGTCCTGCCCAGAACCCGAGAAGACGTCGCGGTTCTTCGGT AGGATTCCGACCTGTCCCGTGAAGAGTCCACAGCCCCTGAAGGAATTCGTGGGTCGCTGCCAGACGATGCCATCGCGAGTGAAGAAGTCCTTCTGCGGTTGCCTCCAG GATGACGAGCCGCCGGAAATCACGTATTGCGTTGTGGAGCACACGGGCACGCTCACGCTTCAAGCGATGACGCCAACTCTACCGATGCCCGCCGAAGAGGAGCTGAACAAGATGTTCCTCGAATTGGTCGACGAGCTGGACCTGACCCAGGCCAACCGGCAGGCGGTTCTGGCGCTTTCGGCGAACAAAAAGTGGCAGATATACTGTTCCAGAAAAGGCAACGGGACTCTGGAGAACGGTGGTCTGAGGACTACCGATCTTAGCGGTGATCCTGAGGATTATATTAATAGGCTGAGGACCGTAGCGAGT AGCCCGTTCCCCGAAGAAAGCGAAGAGGTGTCGAACCAAATGCGCCAGGTGGAGGCCTTAAAGACCGCCCTGAGGACACAGCCGCACAGTTTCGTCCTCAGGTTCATAGAACTCGATGGGTTGAATGCTCTGCTGCAAGTCCTCGGCATCATGGACGCGGGAGCGGCGAACAGTAACCTGCACACTAGCGTGATAGGCTGTTTAAAGGCGTTGATGAACAACTCG aACGGAAGGGCACACGTTCTTGCGCACCCGACCGCCATCAACACGATATCCCAGTCGCTGGCGACTGAGAATATCAAAACGAAAATCTCCGTGTTGGAGATTCTCGGAGCGGTCTGCTTGGTCCCGGGCGGCCATCGAAAGGTCCTCGAGGCGATGTTGCATTTTCAGCAGTATCATTCCGAACGAACACGTTTTCAAAGTATTATCAACGACCTGGACAAGAACTTCGGGATCTACAAGGACAATTTGTCACTGAAGACTGCGATCATGTCGTTCATCAACGCTGTTTTGAATTACGGGCCTGGCCAGGTCACGCTTGAGTTCAGGTTGCATCTCAGATACGAGCTGCTGATGCTCGGTATACAGCCTATTATCGAGAAACTTCGGAAGTACGAGAATGAGACGCTGGACAGGCATTTAGATTTCTTCGACATGGTTAGGAACGAGGACGAGAAAGAATTGGCGAGGAAGTTTGAGAAGGAGCACGTGGACACGAAGAGCGCGACCGCgatgtttgatttattgagaaGGAAGCTCAGTCACACTGCTGCTTATCCTCATTTGTTGAGTCTGCTGGAGCATTGTCTTCTGTTGCCAC TCGATTACGGCTCCCATCCCCAGCACTGGCTCCTTTTCGATCGGATCGTGCAACAAATAGTCCTTCAGTCAGAAGGAAACGAGACCGGTACTATAAGGAACCCCGACGTCGCGCCTATCGAGATCAACGTGAAGGAAATCGTCCATTTGCTCGCTAAGGAAGAGGAACTTGTCGCCGCCAGGAAAAAGGCCGAAGAGCTGGAACGGGAGAACTCGGACATGTCGACGAGATTGGCCAAGAAGGAACAAGAGCTGGACTTGAGGACGCAAGAGAAA GAAGACATGGAAGCGAGTCTGGCGAGGGTCAAGGAACGTCTAGAAAAGGAGACCTCGATGCACATCGAGACGAAACAGAGAATCTCTGAGTTGCAAGATAACGTGGAGGCGCTGTCGCGGCAGATAAACAACGAGAAATCCGAGAGAAAGCGGCTGGAACAATTGGTGGCTTCCGGGAGTTTGCCGGACGACGCGAAAGCGTCGATTAAACTCGTCGAGGATGAAGTCCTCGAGAAGGTTGAGGCGAAACCTATGCCGCCACCGCCCCCGCCTCCGCCTTTGGCTCCACCGCCGCCTCCTTGTTTAATGCCTACTGCGCCTCCTCCTATGAAA GTGGAGATTATCAAAAACGTTCCTCAGCCAAGCAATCCCCTAAAGTCGTTCAACTGGTCGAAGATCCCTGAGCAGAAGTTGCAAGGCACGATATGGTCAGAACTCGACGACACGAAGCTGTACAATGTTATGGACCTAGAATCGATTGACAAGATTTTCTGCGCTTATCAAAAAAATGGTGTATCGACCGAGGGCTCGATCGAAGATCTAAGGACTTTAGGAAAGAATAAGAAGACTATGTCGGTGATCGATTCGAGAAGAGCTCAGAATTGCACTATACTGTTATCGAAGTTAAAGATGTCCGATAATGAGATTACGAGAACGATTCTGTCTATGGATCAGcagaatattttgcatatagaCATGGTCGAGCAGCTGTTGAAGTATATTCCTTCGTCAGAGGAGGCGGCTCTTTTGGATATCCACCAAAAGGACTTGCAGAACAGGGCCGATTGTTTCTTGTACCAAATATCTAA AGTACCGCATTACGAACAAAGGTTGCGATCCCTTCACTACAAAAAGAAATTCGCAGCCAGCATCGCGGAATTGACGCCGAGAATGCGTGCGGTTCTCGAAGCTAGTCGACAGGTCGCGAGATCGCGGCGACTAAGGAAGCTGCTGGAATTGGTGTTAGCTCTAGGGAATTATGTAAACCGCGGAAACGCTCGAGGCAACGCCTGCGGCTTTCGCCTGGCCTCTTTGAACCGTCTAGTCGACACGAAGTCCTCTTGCTCGAAAGGCACCACATTGTTGCACTACTTGGTCCAGATATTGGAGTCCAGGTTTAGAGAGGTGCTGGACATCGAGGAAGACATGCCACATGTTCGGACTGCGGCGAGAGTCAGCATGGCTGACCTGCAGAAGGAAGTGGCTAACTTGAAGAATGGTCTTCAGGATGTTCAAAGAGAAATAG AATTCCACCGTGGACAGTCTCAAGTTCTACAGGGCGACATGTTCCTACCCGCAATGAGGGATTTCCAGGCTCAGGCCACGTGTAGGTTGGCTGAAGCAGAGGATTTGTTCCAAGATATGAAAACCAGG TTTGACCGAGCAGTCAGATTATTCGGTGAAGATTCAGCCGGAGTCCAACCAGACGAATTCTTCGGAATCTTTGAAAACTTTCTTCAAGCGTTAGCTGAAGCAAGACAGGATGTAGAAAATATGAGGAAGAAGATCGAGGAAGAGGAACGTAGAGCGAAACAGGAACAAGAA CTTCGCAAGAGGACAATGGAGAGGAAAAATTCACGCGAGGGAATATTGAACAGCATTTCCTTGAGCAAGAAGAACGAGGCGAATAGCAACGGACAAAACGACAACAAAGGTGAATTTGACGATTTAATATCCGCCCTTCGAACCGGGGACGTTTTCGGAGAAGACATCGCAAAATTCAAGAGATCGAAACGCCGGCCAGTGACGCCCAGCGGTCAAGAATCGCGAAGACACAGCGCTCACAGGGAAGACTCTAGGGAGCGGCATTGA